The Pleomorphomonas sp. T1.2MG-36 DNA segment AAACTTCAGCGACGATCCGACCACACGCCGGCCGGCCACCGCAACGGTCGGCCTGAAGGCGTCGGTTGCCGCCGTGGCGTGGCTGCGCGAGACGAGCAGCGTCGCCCCCTCGGCCGGGAGCGCCCGCACCCGAAGCGACTTTCGCTCGCCGGGTGCATTGCCCTCGACCGCCATTTCCCAGGCCCCGTCGGGACCACCCGCGAACAGGCGCCCGACCGCCGGCGCGTAGACCACGCCCATGACCGGCTGGCCATGCTCGATCAACGCGACGTTGACGGTGAAATCGCCGTTGCGGCGGATGAACTCCTTGGTGCCGTCGAGCGGATCGACCAGGAAGAAACGATCGGCGGCGGGCGGCACCCGGCCGGCCGACACGCTCTCCTCGGCCACCACCGGCACCTCCGGCGCAAGCCGTTCGAGCGCGGCGAGCAGTACGGCCTCGGCCAATCCGTCGGCTTCGGTCACC contains these protein-coding regions:
- the cysQ gene encoding 3'(2'),5'-bisphosphate nucleotidase CysQ, which encodes MTIASPRLLDGLIAASIEAGRIILDVYSRPIDVAFKADASPVTEADGLAEAVLLAALERLAPEVPVVAEESVSAGRVPPAADRFFLVDPLDGTKEFIRRNGDFTVNVALIEHGQPVMGVVYAPAVGRLFAGGPDGAWEMAVEGNAPGERKSLRVRALPAEGATLLVSRSHATAATDAFRPTVAVAGRRVVGSSLKFCLIAAGEADVYPRFGPTMEWDTAAGDAVLRAAGGVMMLPDGAPFPYGKRGRPGLADFANPSFIAASDRRLAAFSRDRV